From the genome of Fusobacterium varium, one region includes:
- the prn gene encoding P.94 → MGKKTKIILGILAIFMIVGNIGYGESLTEEKEEIYIDKIDNNVESDGDINMSGEIGVKVENGKEEIIKGNNITITGDNGNGVHTISQQKESPSTIIIEGKGKVTITGQEVGVNIVKSEGNISGENIELIGKEMNGVSLGDGAEITINGTESLDISAGWSGLYFSNSKGDISSKVINIVGGSNGAYFENSTEKTSIQGEDITIIGKKYDGIYLDGSGSLDLKGVNTRIEGKINGIQLWNNGNSSKITIESDMISLSGETQDGILVEEEGSIVEIVGKNTFISGYQNGIMALARGEVIINSDEVSIRSNSNQSNQGNAIYTVDEGSVEITANNTNIYSEYIGIHAQTGEIIINSSGKNEIKGEENGVYASAMTYTDSMNTEIGDIKISGKLNQISGKEGVTVVGGKIEINSTEKTVILGEEYGVRSNSPGGKIDITSLNTLIKAQAENGVGIKASTGADLNIDSTNTIIFGKKYSIYAESTQKPSDATLSEITLSENGSHEIYGNIKSHGNTSIKIGGKGNKISSSSDNEPLKVTATKGGKIDISLVDGILTGIVDDGRAADANANGGTINLNLDNGTWKTQGKSFVTSIDLRNNGNIIFTEEGTSVDIENLSGDGNGTFGMTVNAINKSEGNMLYVQESNGGIYNVALQNSNLEDIKIGERIRFATIGNNAKTNNLGFKVLDIKERGIRDINFKVEKEEFDENDSENEIYNGGQTSSDKKPGNGYVVDNYQDGENWYLTRNSSGNINDIGTAIMEAAKSNYANAVYMDNLNKRLGDMSFADGESGLWVRMRNDKVGEDNHYKLHNYMTQIGYDKSYSMENGIEHRGIAFEYGKGDMKYKELKGNTDTDKYILTLYKTKVRDNKVYTDYTLRGGAISNDFTVYGRETGAKVTGKYKNMVLGAGTEVGKRYELDKNWYIEPQAQLQYTYINSTDYTTNQMTKVDLDEIHSLIGRAGIKLGHDSYKGNKKDNTVYVKADINHEFLGEQNVKAKDETGRLDKTYKNNETWVEIGIGASKKITPDLNVYADVEKQLGSNKDNKNWQVNVGFRYKF, encoded by the coding sequence ATGGGAAAGAAGACAAAAATAATTCTAGGAATCTTGGCTATTTTTATGATTGTAGGGAATATTGGATATGGTGAAAGCTTAACTGAAGAAAAAGAAGAAATATATATAGATAAAATAGATAATAATGTAGAATCTGACGGAGATATAAATATGTCAGGAGAAATTGGAGTAAAGGTAGAAAATGGTAAGGAAGAAATAATAAAAGGAAATAATATAACAATAACAGGTGATAACGGAAATGGAGTACATACAATTAGTCAACAAAAGGAATCCCCATCGACTATAATTATAGAAGGAAAGGGCAAAGTAACAATTACAGGGCAAGAAGTAGGAGTAAATATAGTAAAATCTGAAGGGAATATATCAGGAGAGAATATAGAATTAATAGGAAAAGAAATGAATGGAGTATCTTTAGGAGATGGAGCTGAAATAACTATAAATGGAACTGAAAGTCTGGATATTAGTGCCGGTTGGAGTGGTTTATATTTTTCTAATTCTAAAGGAGATATATCAAGCAAAGTGATAAATATTGTTGGAGGGAGTAATGGAGCATACTTTGAGAATTCTACAGAAAAAACAAGCATTCAAGGAGAAGATATAACAATAATAGGGAAGAAATATGATGGGATATATCTTGATGGTAGTGGAAGTTTGGATTTAAAAGGGGTAAATACTCGTATAGAAGGGAAAATTAATGGTATACAATTATGGAATAATGGTAATTCAAGTAAAATTACAATAGAGTCAGATATGATTAGTTTGTCTGGAGAAACACAAGATGGAATTTTAGTAGAGGAAGAAGGAAGTATAGTAGAGATAGTAGGAAAAAATACTTTTATTTCAGGATATCAAAATGGTATTATGGCATTAGCTAGAGGAGAAGTTATAATAAATTCAGATGAAGTTAGTATAAGAAGTAATAGTAATCAGAGTAATCAAGGGAATGCCATTTATACGGTGGATGAAGGATCAGTAGAAATAACTGCTAATAATACTAATATTTATTCAGAATACATAGGGATTCATGCTCAAACTGGAGAAATAATAATAAACTCTAGTGGAAAGAATGAAATTAAAGGGGAAGAGAATGGAGTTTATGCTAGTGCTATGACTTATACTGATTCTATGAATACTGAAATAGGAGATATTAAAATTTCTGGAAAATTAAATCAAATTTCAGGAAAAGAAGGAGTTACAGTAGTAGGGGGAAAAATAGAAATAAATTCTACTGAGAAGACAGTAATTTTAGGAGAAGAATATGGAGTTAGATCAAATAGTCCAGGAGGAAAGATAGATATAACTTCATTAAATACACTAATTAAAGCCCAAGCTGAAAATGGAGTAGGGATTAAAGCAAGTACAGGAGCAGATTTAAATATAGATTCTACAAATACTATTATTTTTGGGAAAAAATATTCTATTTATGCTGAGAGTACACAAAAACCATCAGATGCTACTTTGTCAGAAATTACTTTATCAGAGAATGGAAGTCATGAAATTTATGGAAATATAAAAAGTCATGGAAATACTAGTATAAAAATAGGTGGAAAAGGAAATAAAATTTCTTCTTCAAGTGATAATGAACCATTGAAAGTTACAGCAACAAAAGGTGGAAAGATAGATATAAGTTTAGTAGATGGAATTTTAACAGGAATTGTAGATGATGGAAGAGCTGCAGATGCTAATGCTAATGGTGGAACTATAAACTTAAATCTAGACAATGGTACATGGAAGACTCAAGGTAAAAGTTTTGTAACATCAATTGATTTAAGAAATAATGGAAATATAATTTTTACTGAAGAAGGAACATCAGTTGATATTGAAAATTTAAGTGGAGATGGAAATGGAACATTTGGAATGACAGTAAATGCAATAAATAAATCAGAGGGAAATATGCTTTATGTCCAAGAGTCTAATGGTGGAATATATAATGTTGCTCTACAAAATAGTAATCTTGAAGATATAAAAATTGGTGAAAGAATACGTTTTGCAACAATTGGAAATAACGCGAAGACTAATAATTTAGGATTTAAAGTTTTAGATATAAAAGAAAGAGGAATAAGAGATATAAATTTCAAAGTTGAAAAAGAAGAGTTTGATGAAAATGATAGTGAGAATGAAATCTACAATGGGGGACAAACTTCAAGTGATAAGAAGCCGGGAAATGGCTATGTTGTAGACAATTATCAAGATGGAGAAAACTGGTATTTAACTAGAAATAGCAGTGGAAATATCAATGATATAGGAACAGCTATTATGGAAGCAGCAAAATCAAATTATGCTAATGCAGTATATATGGATAATCTGAATAAACGTCTTGGAGATATGAGCTTTGCAGATGGGGAATCAGGACTATGGGTAAGAATGAGAAATGATAAAGTAGGAGAGGATAATCATTACAAACTTCATAATTACATGACTCAAATAGGTTATGACAAATCATATTCAATGGAAAATGGAATAGAGCATAGAGGTATTGCATTTGAGTATGGAAAAGGAGATATGAAGTATAAAGAACTTAAAGGAAATACAGATACAGACAAATATATACTAACACTGTATAAAACAAAAGTAAGAGATAATAAAGTATATACAGACTACACTTTAAGGGGAGGAGCTATTTCAAATGACTTTACTGTGTATGGAAGGGAAACAGGAGCGAAAGTAACAGGTAAGTACAAGAATATGGTATTAGGTGCAGGAACAGAAGTAGGAAAAAGATATGAACTTGATAAGAATTGGTATATAGAACCACAAGCGCAATTACAATATACATATATAAATTCAACAGACTATACGACAAACCAGATGACAAAAGTTGATCTTGATGAAATTCACAGTTTGATAGGAAGAGCAGGTATCAAATTAGGACATGATTCATATAAAGGGAATAAAAAAGATAATACAGTTTATGTAAAAGCAGATATAAATCATGAGTTTCTAGGAGAACAGAATGTAAAAGCAAAAGATGAAACAGGAAGACTAGACAAGACATATAAGAATAATGAAACATGGGTAGAGATAGGAATTGGAGCATCAAAGAAAATAACTCCAGATTTAAATGTATATGCAGATGTAGAAAAACAACTAGGAAGTAATAAAGATAATAAAAACTGGCAGGTAAATGTAGGATTTAGATATAAATTTTAA
- the yabJ_3 gene encoding Enamine/imine deaminase — MKKIIHTKKAPAALGPYSQAVEVNGVLFVSGQIPFVPETMALISEDIQDQTKQSLENIGAILEAAGYTFKNVIKATVFIKNMEDFALMNEVYNEYLGNIKPARACVEVARLPKDVKVEIEVIAVK, encoded by the coding sequence ATGAAAAAAATTATCCACACTAAAAAAGCCCCTGCTGCTTTAGGCCCATATTCACAAGCTGTTGAAGTAAATGGAGTTCTTTTTGTATCTGGTCAAATCCCTTTTGTCCCAGAAACTATGGCTCTTATATCTGAAGATATACAAGATCAAACTAAACAATCTCTTGAAAATATAGGAGCTATTCTTGAAGCTGCTGGATATACTTTCAAAAATGTAATAAAAGCTACTGTTTTTATAAAAAATATGGAAGACTTTGCCCTCATGAATGAGGTATACAATGAATATCTTGGAAATATTAAACCTGCAAGAGCATGTGTAGAAGTTGCAAGGCTTCCTAAAGATGTAAAAGTGGAAATAGAGGTTATAGCTGTGAAATAA
- a CDS encoding Polymer-forming cytoskeletal, with product MGLFSKNNKDIEIDFSSKGMTAISKGSTVVGDITNECNLHIDGIVTGNIISNAVVTVGTSGRVKGKIKAYKIIISGICKGELEADIVEILTNSKVVGDITSSKLILEKDSYFEGKNQKKQSSEYIEMK from the coding sequence ATGGGATTGTTCAGTAAAAATAATAAAGATATAGAGATAGATTTTTCATCAAAGGGAATGACAGCTATTTCAAAAGGAAGTACAGTAGTAGGAGATATTACTAATGAATGTAATCTTCATATAGATGGAATAGTTACTGGAAATATTATTTCTAATGCTGTAGTTACAGTTGGAACAAGTGGAAGAGTAAAAGGAAAAATCAAAGCATATAAAATAATTATAAGTGGTATATGTAAAGGAGAACTTGAAGCAGATATTGTTGAAATATTAACTAATAGTAAAGTAGTAGGAGATATAACAAGTTCTAAATTAATTTTGGAAAAAGATTCATATTTTGAAGGTAAAAATCAGAAAAAGCAATCTAGTGAATATATAGAAATGAAATAA
- the sirC gene encoding Precorrin-2 dehydrogenase has product MENNFFPVFLNLKNKNILVVGAGKIAFRKTETLLNYGAKIKVITKDIKEEKFTKLKGIEISLDDFKEDMLNDIFMVIAATDDVYFNKYIFKLCDEKNILVNNITSKAEMNCRFSSTFENDEYQIAISAKGDPKKSKALKEKIINFFNNQQY; this is encoded by the coding sequence ATGGAAAATAATTTTTTCCCTGTATTTTTAAATTTAAAAAATAAAAATATACTTGTAGTTGGAGCTGGAAAGATAGCCTTTAGAAAAACTGAAACTCTTTTAAATTATGGAGCAAAAATTAAAGTTATTACCAAAGATATAAAAGAAGAAAAATTCACGAAACTAAAAGGTATAGAAATATCTTTAGATGATTTTAAAGAAGATATGCTAAATGACATCTTTATGGTAATAGCTGCCACTGATGATGTTTATTTCAATAAATATATTTTTAAGTTATGTGATGAAAAAAACATACTTGTTAATAATATTACATCTAAAGCAGAAATGAATTGTCGTTTTTCAAGTACTTTTGAAAATGATGAATATCAAATCGCTATCTCTGCAAAAGGAGATCCTAAAAAATCAAAAGCTCTTAAAGAAAAAATAATTAATTTTTTCAATAATCAACAATATTAG
- the hup_19 gene encoding DNA-binding protein HU, translating to MGEKEFLKLYMKERELKSLEEAKEKVDTFWKTLKTSLENGEKVKFKDWGNFEMKEVRPRKIIELQTKKEIIIPKSRKIKFTSGKGLVKSVNVKCKEGKINE from the coding sequence ATGGGAGAAAAAGAGTTTTTAAAACTGTATATGAAGGAAAGAGAGTTAAAAAGTTTAGAAGAGGCTAAAGAAAAAGTAGATACTTTTTGGAAAACGTTGAAAACATCTCTTGAAAATGGGGAAAAAGTTAAGTTTAAGGACTGGGGAAATTTTGAAATGAAAGAGGTCAGACCTAGAAAAATAATTGAGCTTCAAACTAAAAAAGAGATAATTATACCCAAAAGTAGAAAGATAAAGTTCACTTCTGGAAAAGGCCTTGTAAAATCTGTGAATGTCAAATGCAAAGAGGGAAAGATAAATGAATAA
- the ywpJ_2 gene encoding Uncharacterized phosphatase YwpJ: MKLIAMDLDGTLLTKDKRVSDFNRDILNKKSNEGIELVIASGRDLYSIMDLTGCLNVKYHICFNGAKIYKNKKLIYSKSMNKEICLDILEKAVEIGLDYSATAGREVHFTKIDPEYVKEYKANKELRFFHITDRRPLGREFEKMVFVGDADKFKKLRKYVTEKYGNELNIFGSGDGVMDIVNIQCSKGEALKNVAEDIGIPIGQTMAFGDNENDLSMLDIAGCSVIMANAAEELKKSKYERTVTNDENGVGTFVENFFK, from the coding sequence ATGAAGTTAATAGCAATGGATTTAGATGGAACTCTCTTAACTAAAGATAAAAGAGTATCAGATTTTAATAGAGATATATTAAATAAAAAAAGTAATGAGGGAATAGAACTGGTTATAGCTTCTGGAAGAGATTTATATAGTATAATGGATTTGACAGGGTGTTTAAATGTAAAATATCACATTTGTTTCAATGGAGCAAAAATATATAAAAATAAAAAACTAATCTATTCTAAGTCAATGAATAAAGAGATTTGTCTGGATATTCTTGAAAAAGCTGTTGAAATAGGTTTGGATTACAGTGCTACAGCTGGAAGGGAAGTTCATTTTACTAAGATAGACCCTGAGTATGTAAAAGAATATAAAGCCAATAAGGAACTGAGATTTTTTCATATAACTGATAGAAGACCTCTTGGAAGAGAATTTGAGAAAATGGTATTTGTAGGAGATGCAGATAAATTTAAAAAACTTAGAAAATATGTAACTGAAAAATATGGAAATGAACTCAATATTTTTGGCTCAGGAGATGGAGTTATGGATATAGTAAATATTCAATGTAGCAAGGGAGAAGCTTTAAAAAATGTAGCTGAAGATATAGGAATACCTATAGGGCAGACAATGGCATTTGGAGATAATGAAAATGATTTATCTATGCTGGATATTGCTGGCTGTTCTGTAATTATGGCTAATGCAGCAGAAGAATTAAAGAAATCTAAATATGAAAGAACTGTTACTAATGATGAGAATGGAGTAGGAACTTTTGTAGAAAATTTTTTTAAATAA
- a CDS encoding integration host factor subunit alpha, whose protein sequence is MSKERINIKEALKEIDIFTKTVEEALLIKGYIKFIRRGTFMVLKKKPRTVSNPSTKELMRIYPRKTVKFKISKKLAG, encoded by the coding sequence ATGAGCAAAGAGAGAATAAATATAAAAGAGGCATTAAAAGAGATAGATATATTTACAAAAACAGTAGAGGAAGCTTTGTTAATAAAAGGATATATAAAATTCATAAGAAGAGGGACTTTTATGGTTTTGAAGAAAAAGCCAAGAACAGTGTCAAATCCATCAACAAAAGAATTGATGAGAATATATCCAAGGAAAACAGTGAAGTTTAAAATATCTAAAAAGTTAGCAGGATAG
- the hemB gene encoding Delta-aminolevulinic acid dehydratase → MFTRTRRLRSSKALRDMVRNVTINLSDFIYPLFIEEGENIKEEISSMPGQYRWSIDRVGEELAELKELGITSILLFGIPKHKDPQGSEAYNDKGIVQEAIRYIKKNFPEFLIITDVCMCEYTSHGHCGILDDCEVLNDETLKFIAKIALSHVKAGADIVAPSDMMDGRIMAIREILDENGYVNTPIMAYSAKYSSNYYGPFREAADSAPSFGDRKSYQMDFRNSKEYFREVEADIEEGADFIMVKPALAYLDVINAVSNISLPIVAYNVSGEYSMVKAASQNGWIDEKGIVMENMFAMKRAGVNIIITYHAKDIAKWYKNKEVIF, encoded by the coding sequence ATGTTTACTAGAACTAGAAGACTTAGAAGTTCTAAAGCCTTGAGAGATATGGTAAGAAATGTAACAATTAATCTTAGTGATTTTATCTATCCTCTTTTCATAGAAGAGGGAGAAAATATAAAGGAAGAAATATCATCTATGCCTGGACAATATAGATGGTCAATTGACAGAGTAGGTGAAGAACTTGCTGAGCTGAAAGAACTTGGTATAACTTCTATTTTGCTTTTTGGTATTCCTAAGCACAAAGACCCCCAAGGTTCAGAAGCATATAATGATAAAGGGATTGTTCAAGAAGCTATAAGATATATAAAGAAAAATTTCCCTGAGTTTCTTATAATTACTGATGTGTGTATGTGTGAATATACTTCTCATGGACATTGTGGAATACTTGATGACTGTGAGGTTTTAAATGATGAAACTCTTAAATTCATAGCTAAAATAGCTCTTTCTCATGTAAAAGCTGGAGCAGATATTGTTGCTCCATCAGATATGATGGATGGTAGAATAATGGCTATTAGAGAAATTTTAGATGAAAATGGATATGTAAACACTCCTATCATGGCATATAGTGCAAAATATTCATCAAATTATTATGGTCCTTTTAGAGAGGCTGCTGACTCTGCCCCTAGCTTTGGAGATAGAAAAAGTTATCAGATGGATTTCAGAAACTCCAAAGAATATTTTAGAGAAGTTGAAGCTGATATAGAGGAAGGAGCAGACTTTATAATGGTTAAACCTGCTCTTGCTTATCTTGATGTCATCAATGCTGTATCTAACATCTCCCTTCCTATTGTTGCATATAATGTAAGTGGAGAATATTCTATGGTAAAAGCCGCATCTCAAAATGGTTGGATAGATGAAAAAGGTATTGTTATGGAAAATATGTTCGCTATGAAGAGAGCTGGAGTAAATATAATAATCACTTACCATGCCAAAGATATAGCAAAATGGTATAAAAATAAGGAAGTTATTTTTTAA
- the hemL gene encoding Glutamate-1-semialdehyde 2,1-aminomutase: MEHKISTEIFKKAEKYIPGGVNSPVRAFKSVNRKAPIFACKGKGARIWDEDGNEYIDYICSWGPLILGHNPENVIKGVREAIEMGSSFGLPTKMEVELAELITKCCPSIEKVRLTTSGTEATMSAVRVARAYTNRNKILKFEGCYHGHSDSLLVKSGSGLLTDGYQDSNGITDGVLKDTLTVPFGDISAIKAILEKKDVACLIMEPVPANMGMIYPDIKFLKEIREICTATGTILIFDEVISGFRLSLGGAQEFFGITPDMTTLGKIIGGGYPVGAFGGKAEIMELIAPVGRVYHAGTLSGNPVSVRAGYETINYLFNNRETFYKNLEEKTQYLVNNIKELASKYNVPVCVNTIGSLFTIFFTDRPEVKNLEDALSSNTENFAIYFNTMLEDGIVCPPSQFEAHFISAAHTKEDLDKTLISIEKAFKAIGEKNNGK; the protein is encoded by the coding sequence ATGGAGCATAAGATTTCAACTGAAATTTTTAAAAAAGCCGAAAAATACATTCCTGGTGGTGTAAATAGTCCTGTGAGAGCTTTTAAATCTGTAAATAGAAAAGCTCCTATTTTTGCATGTAAAGGAAAAGGTGCAAGAATATGGGATGAAGATGGAAATGAATATATAGATTACATCTGTTCATGGGGTCCATTAATTCTTGGACATAACCCTGAAAATGTAATAAAAGGTGTTAGAGAAGCGATAGAGATGGGGAGTTCTTTTGGACTACCTACTAAAATGGAAGTAGAACTTGCTGAACTTATTACTAAATGCTGTCCCTCTATTGAAAAAGTAAGACTTACTACTTCTGGGACAGAAGCTACTATGTCTGCTGTAAGAGTAGCCAGAGCATATACAAATAGAAATAAAATACTAAAATTTGAAGGTTGTTACCATGGTCATTCTGACTCACTTCTAGTAAAATCAGGATCAGGACTTTTGACTGATGGTTATCAAGACAGTAACGGAATTACAGATGGAGTATTAAAAGATACACTTACTGTTCCCTTTGGTGATATTTCTGCAATTAAAGCTATTCTTGAAAAAAAAGATGTAGCTTGTCTTATCATGGAACCTGTTCCTGCAAACATGGGAATGATTTATCCAGATATAAAATTTTTAAAAGAAATAAGAGAAATATGTACTGCTACTGGTACTATTTTAATATTTGATGAAGTTATTTCAGGATTTAGATTATCTCTAGGGGGAGCTCAAGAATTCTTCGGTATCACTCCTGATATGACTACACTTGGAAAAATAATTGGTGGTGGATATCCTGTTGGAGCATTTGGTGGTAAAGCTGAAATAATGGAACTTATTGCTCCAGTTGGAAGAGTTTATCATGCTGGAACCCTCTCTGGAAATCCCGTTTCTGTGAGAGCTGGATATGAAACTATCAATTATCTGTTTAATAACAGAGAAACTTTCTATAAAAATTTAGAGGAAAAAACTCAATATCTTGTAAATAATATAAAAGAACTTGCTTCAAAATATAATGTTCCTGTATGTGTAAATACAATAGGATCTCTTTTCACTATATTTTTTACTGATAGACCTGAAGTAAAAAACCTTGAAGATGCTCTTTCATCTAATACTGAAAATTTTGCAATATATTTTAATACAATGTTGGAAGATGGAATTGTGTGTCCTCCATCTCAATTTGAAGCTCATTTTATATCAGCAGCACACACTAAAGAGGATTTGGATAAAACTCTTATTTCAATAGAAAAAGCTTTTAAAGCTATTGGAGAAAAGAATAATGGAAAATAA
- the fieF gene encoding Ferrous-iron efflux pump FieF, with protein sequence MKTLTNEQTAMKVSFISITWNIILSIFKLFAGIVAHSGAMISDAVHSASDVLSTFIVIIGVKIANKESDKTHPYGHERMECVAAILLAAILFATGLGIGYKGVLIISSNDYSHLTVPGVLALIAAVVSIGVKEGMYWYTRAAAKKINSGALMADAWHHRSDALSSVGSFAGILGARLGYPIFDPIASVIICIFILKAAFEIFMDSINKMTDKACDDETIEIIRTLILKQEGVLGIDQIKTRLFGDRIYVDVEIQADGNISLKQAHDIAHYVHDAIENNIPKIKHCMVHVNPVNK encoded by the coding sequence ATGAAAACTTTGACAAATGAACAAACTGCTATGAAAGTTTCTTTTATTTCTATTACCTGGAATATTATTCTATCTATTTTCAAGCTTTTTGCTGGTATAGTGGCTCATTCTGGAGCTATGATTTCAGACGCTGTTCACTCAGCTTCTGATGTTCTAAGTACTTTCATAGTAATCATTGGAGTAAAAATAGCTAATAAAGAATCAGATAAAACTCACCCTTATGGCCATGAAAGAATGGAATGTGTGGCTGCTATACTTTTAGCTGCCATACTTTTTGCAACTGGCTTAGGTATAGGATACAAAGGTGTTCTAATTATTTCTTCAAATGATTATAGTCATTTAACTGTTCCTGGAGTTCTTGCTCTGATTGCCGCTGTAGTATCAATAGGAGTAAAAGAAGGAATGTATTGGTACACAAGAGCTGCTGCTAAAAAAATAAATTCTGGTGCTCTTATGGCTGATGCGTGGCACCATCGTTCTGATGCTCTTTCATCTGTAGGAAGTTTTGCTGGTATACTTGGGGCAAGACTAGGATATCCAATATTTGATCCTATTGCAAGTGTAATTATTTGTATATTTATCTTAAAAGCTGCATTTGAAATATTTATGGATTCTATTAATAAAATGACTGATAAAGCTTGTGATGATGAAACTATTGAAATAATTAGAACTCTTATTTTAAAACAGGAAGGTGTTTTGGGAATTGATCAAATCAAAACTAGGTTATTTGGAGATAGGATATATGTAGATGTAGAAATTCAGGCAGATGGAAATATTTCTCTTAAACAGGCACATGATATAGCTCATTATGTTCATGATGCTATTGAAAATAATATTCCTAAAATAAAGCACTGCATGGTCCATGTCAATCCAGTAAATAAATAA
- a CDS encoding Px: MNKLEFIKEYKKCYKKNITYTEAKKDVEAFLDLIENNIMNVGNIKFKEIGAFSVLERKERVISNPKTRERMTIYPLTTVKFIPTKVKKEEK, encoded by the coding sequence ATGAATAAATTAGAGTTTATAAAAGAATATAAAAAATGTTATAAAAAAAATATTACTTATACAGAAGCTAAAAAAGATGTAGAAGCATTTCTAGATTTAATAGAAAATAATATTATGAATGTTGGAAATATAAAATTCAAAGAAATAGGAGCTTTTTCCGTTTTAGAAAGAAAGGAAAGAGTAATAAGTAATCCTAAGACAAGAGAAAGAATGACAATTTACCCTTTAACAACAGTAAAATTTATTCCAACTAAAGTAAAAAAAGAAGAAAAATAA